A window from Drosophila nasuta strain 15112-1781.00 chromosome 3, ASM2355853v1, whole genome shotgun sequence encodes these proteins:
- the LOC132788971 gene encoding EF-hand domain-containing family member C2 isoform X2 yields the protein MLRLPGMPLLPGAQFYDYSKRRHPRRQTLMHYQGIHMLSDRREPELVEPNGPLVDPKCPPVATEISALWAPKISIKLPPWLAYDKQVRKVKIYFYLEDGTMQITEPKVENSGIPQGCLVHRQRIPKAPPSDREFISIFDLNVDTNVQIFDRVYHISGCDIFTRQFLNRAGIPVPVSLLEPNDPTTEMRKRSALKQAPKADSSVLPKRHSFAQFLEFDRRVLKFQGYWNDRSEFGDVRKLDICYYLADDTIDIKEKFPRNSGREGPSTFLKRGKLPKEFTGLALPGQQTSVTLLNVLGSSMRDVRYVADPLNTGQKEVQHYTDQDLQIGAVLNVFGRDVILTSCDQFTQHYYREKYGIQDFTPQSLPERSDERPCYTGQVRRLPPYNGWGSHEDSEGNCITVEPKAPQADFKKLFKYDGCILRFGAKLMSVIRENCERSFVISYYLADDTVQIYEVARRNSGFVGGEFLKRARVPLPGQEKFSSTRPEYFRASDFYIGSTVNLKDHIFHIISADEFTLLHMEQHPNEFPVADIRAIMNKIRDAVRPQYKQFVLRCKPEVDLGDKTTVSYDTLKSTLLSYLSKESLLNHEIVTVCRFFSAEQMPPPSCDRNHVRAAAQLELKRALWNNVEELTEHLSHINPTCKPYISEAQVRSTLRGCRLPFSLELVEDILQVLQHNAQGEVEVRDVLGFFNMSADQVPDIAPLNIAFELCPKLPFLHKGRLVDFNWFLHCLGLEEELVRNNF from the exons ATGTTGAGGCTACCGGGAATGCCACTGCTCCCAGGTGCGCAGTTCTACGAC TATAGCAAAAGACGTCATCCGAGGCGGCAGACATTAATGCACTATCAGGGCATTCACATGCTCTCGGATCGTCGCGAACCTGAGTTAGTGGAGCCAAATGGACCATTAGTGGACCCAAAATGTCCTCCTGTGGCCACCGAGATAAGTGCACTGTGGGCGCCTAAGATTAGCATTAAATTACCACCATGGCTGGCATATGATAAGCAG GTGCGCAAGgtaaaaatttatttctatctCGAGGATGGCACCATGCAAATCACGGAGCCCAAGGTGGAGAACTCTGGTATACCGCAGGGCTGCCTTGTACACCGCCAGCGCATTCCGAAGGCACCGCCTAGCGATCGTGAATTCATTTCCATCTTTGATCTCAATGTGGACACCAATGTACAGATCTTTGATCGCGTGTATCACATTAGTGGCTGCGACATCTTTACTCGGCAATTCCTCAATCGAGCCGGCATTCCAGTGCCCGTCTCCCTGCTGGAGCCCAA CGACCCAACCACCGAAATGCGCAAACGATCCGCTTTAAAACAAGCTCCCAAAGCGGACTCTAGTGTTTTGCCAAAGCGACATTCATTTGCCCAATTTCTGGAGTTTGATCGAAGAGTCCTTAAATTCCAGGGCTATTGGAACGATCGCTCCGAATTTGGTGATGTACGTAAGCTGGACATATGCTATTACTTGGCTGACGATACCATCGACATTAAGGAGAAGTTTCCAAGGAATTCAGGACGCGAAGGACCCAGCACCTTTCTGAAGCGCGGAAAATTACCCAAGGAGTTCACGGGTCTGGCTTTGCCAGGGCAGCAAACTTCCGTGACGCTGCTCAACGTTCTGGGATCCAGCATGCGTGATGTTCGCTACGTGGCGGATCCGCTGAATACAGGACAGAAGGAGGTGCAACACTATACGGATCAAGATTTGCAAATCGGCGCAGTGCTAAATGTTTTCGGACGCGATGTCATCCTAACCAGTTGTGATCAATTTACTCAACACTACTACAGAGAGAAG TATGGCATTCAGGACTTTACGCCTCAGTCTCTGCCGGAACGTAGCGATGAGCGTCCATGTTACACCGGTCAGGTGCGTCGCTTGCCGCCCTATAACGGCTGGGGAAGTCACGAGGATTCCGAGGGTAATTGCATTACTGTGGAGCCTAAGGCACCGCAAGCCGACTTCAAGAAGCTTTTTAAGTACGATGGCTGCATTCTGCGTTTTGGTGCCAAGTTAATGTCTGTAATACGAGAGAATTGTGAGCGTAGCTTTGTAATCAGTTATTACCTAGCTGATGACACTGTTCAGATATACGAGGTGGCGCGACGAAATTCCGGCTTTGTGGGTGGCGAATTTCTCAAGCGAGCTCGTGTCCCTCTGCCCGGCCAGGAAAAGTTCAGTTCAACGCGACCAGAATACTTTCGAGCCAGCGATTTCTATATTGGTTCCACGGTCAATCTGAAAGATCACATCTTCCATATCATTTCGGCCGATGAATTTACATTGCTTCACATGGAACAGCATCCCAATGAA TTCCCTGTGGCTGACATTCGTGCAATCATGAATAAGATACGGGATGCAGTGCGTCcacaatataaacaatttgtacTACGCTGCAAACCGGAGGTTGATCTAGGCGACAAAACTACAGTTAGCTATGACACATTAAAGTCAACGTTACTGTCGTATCTGTCCAAGGAGTCGCTATTAAATCACGAAATTGTTACTGTATGCCGTTTCTTCTCCGCGGAGCAAATGCCACCACCAAGTTGCGATAGAAATCATGTCCGTGCCGCAGCCCAACTGGAGTTAAAACGCGCTCTGTGGAACAATGTGGAAGAACTCACAGAGCACTTGAGCCACATAAATCCTACTTGCAAACCCTACATCTCGGAGGCACAAGTGAGATCAACGCTGCGTGGCTGTCGCCTGCCCTTCAGTCTCGAGCTGGTGGAGGACATTCTGCAAGTGTTGCAACACAATGCTCAGGGCGAGGTTGAGGTGCGCGATGTGCTCGGCTTCTTTAATATGAGTGCCGATCAAGTGCCTGACATAGCGCCACTTAACATCGCCTTTGAACTTTGCCCCAAACTGCCTTTCCTACACAAGGGACGCCTGGTAGACTTCAATTGGTTTCTACATTGTTTGGGCTTAGAAGAGGAACTAGTGCGCAATAACTTTTAA
- the LOC132788976 gene encoding uncharacterized protein LOC132788976 yields the protein MKLIGLITLLLLALDAVQAQRANLTSWRHHRRQKRFLIYQDGGVIKMVTGTAFPVEFQEKNAWRQLVWLMNYHYQFSEPTSPIYWWKLWNSGRDLKGPLKLTKEQLQQQHRVEENKVDEPQLMLYAFAEEYMNRIGQHGKECLQRLICENGQVHEHSGLYAQLLHRLLTPHRSLDARYVDAYHMGRHGINCRRAYPKASHCVLDDYVHVHEHGLTQSYS from the exons ATGAAGCTCAT TGGCTTAATTACATTATTGCTGCTGGCGCTGGACGCTGTGCAGGCTCAGAGAGCCAACTTAACATCCTGGCGTCATCATCGTCGCCAAAAACGTTTTCTGATCTATCAAGACGGTGGTGTGATAAAG ATGGTAACAGGTACCGCATTTCCTGTTGAATTTCAAGAAAAGAATGCATGGCGTCAGCTGGTCTGGCTAATGAATTATCACTATCAATTTAGTGAACCAACTTCGCCGATTTACTGGTGGAAACTCTGGAACTCTGGGCGGGACCTCAAGGGTCCCCTGAAACTAACCAAAgagcaactacaacagcaacaccgcGTAGAGGAGAACAAAGTGGATGAGCCACAGCTGATGCTTTACGCCTTTGCGGAGGAATACATGAATCGGATTGGCCAGCATGGCAAAGAATGTCTCCAACGTTTGATCTGTGAGAATGGTCAGGTGCACGAGCACAGTGGACTTTATGCCCAGTTGTTGCACAGGCTGCTAAC ACCCCATAGATCTTTGGATGCGCGCTACGTGGACGCTTATCACATGGGCAGACATGGCATCAATTGTCGCCGCGCTTATCCCAAGGCATCGCATTGTGTCCTAGATGATTATGTGCATGTTCATGAGCATGGCCTAACGCAGAGTTACTCTTAA
- the LOC132788975 gene encoding leucine-rich repeat and death domain-containing protein 1 translates to MNKTILHWSYLNFKDVPMDLFLYEDLEEVYLKENYISVIPKWLLNITTLKFIHLAGNNLSELPVDIYMLENLEFLDVSNNVLKELPNTLGLLLQLQQLNVSGNQLTELPKELSSLRNLEHLNIANNQFRRLPLQLSECVRLNELNVSDNEALLHLPERIANLPMLQSLAADRCALIYLPAALSKFMNHVRIFHNTSVNYIPMIYERFYQNFYDNRQKLTPLSIPKKGLFWVRELENRSRLLLPVGTRKIFPVPSPENQVTLYDDCLHAVEKLNRQTPVYENDALHRLLPEPYMSAHINNGPIARCTTTNCSRCLYTTYYFMVVKRRGSASKQLFTCNFCTQNCALQWLSSNSKKYYQLNWKVSDDDDEHDDDDDND, encoded by the exons atgaataaaaccATACTGCATTGGAGCTATTTGAACTTTAAGGATGTGCCCATGGACTTATTTCTCTACGAGGACCTTGAGGAGGTTTATCTCAAAGAGAACTACATTTCCGTCATACCCAAATGGCTGCTCAATATTACTACGCTAAAGTTCATCCATTTGGCGGGTAACAATCTAAGTGAACTGCCCGTCGACATTTATATGCTGGAGAATCTGGAGTTCCTCGATGTTTCCAACAATGTTCTCAAGGAACTGCCCAACACATTGGGACTATTactgcaactacaacaactgaATGTCAGTGGCAATCAGTTAACTGAACTGCCTAAAG AGCTGAGCAGCTTGCGCAATTTAGAGCATTTGAACATTGCCAACAATCAGTTCCGCCGGCTGCCCCTGCAGCTAAGCGAATGCGTGCGTCTCAACGAGCTCAACGTGAGCGACAACGAGGCGCTATTGCATCTGCCTGAGCGCATTGCCAATCTGCCCATGCTGCAGTCACTTGCCGCCGATC GCTGTGCTCTTATTTATCTACCGGCGGCGCTCTCAAAGTTCATGAATCATGTGCGCATCTTTCACAATACCTCCGTCAATTATATACCCATGATCTACGAGCGTTTCTATCAGAATTTCTACGACAACAGGCAGAAATTAACACCGCT TTCCATCCCGAAGAAAGGGCTCTTCTGGGTGCGTGAGCTAGAAAACCGTTCTCGCTTGCTTCTGCCGGTGGGTACACGCAAAATCTTTCCCGTCCCCTCGCCAGAGAACCAAGTCACTCTCTACGATGATTGTTTGCATGCGGTGGAGAAGCTGAATCGCCAAACTCCCGTCTATGAGAATGATGCGCTCCATCGTCTGCTGCCCGAGCCGTACATGAGTGCGCACATCAACAATGGGCCTATTGCCCGATGCACGACTACAAACTGCTCCCGATGCCTCTATACAACCTACTACTTCATGGTTGTCAAGCG ACGTGGCAGTGCCTCGAAACAGTTGTTCACCTGTAACTTCTGCACACAGAACTGCGCACTCCAATGGCTTTCAAGCAACtcaaagaaatattatcaaCTGAACTGGAAAGTTtccgatgacgatgacgaacatgatgatgatgatgataatgattaG
- the LOC132788974 gene encoding F-box only protein 39, which translates to MSTINAGRKGSAQLEVMHKAGWKIDENEKACYIDIDEDNDDENDQLDESQRVYSRWSELPNIALEEIFTYLTPKERYYASLVCRHWYRTFYLPTVWHNFVVDDRTLTRPKYNYYSGWQYCLDHMRTQNCLARIGKHLRGIEFRPWHSFNNIYQFMTLLSWSIDKGLEHNPQSELIGMGRCIRSLVYHFPCNMSQPNDPEGIKLFGTGGQLLKGLKELLLRLTDLHTLKLVDFVLERFEANHLLDEVVCSCCTKMRVLNLVNVTTVHCPIMHVGLFLNLRVLTISPQNIDDDVLSLLADTKLRHLHLLQNCYTPNHLTISACGVKAWRSLKLTNPRLRVHLRLENLTDGEVVMQPEAPVHSITYWAPRARIRTELVIRMVDHYKNTLAVYGHELLPRFSSPKPFHNRIDSLLLLMCRQCFNLDTLIIREKVSTSTLLLIARTAKNLATLHVRRFAVILRCDWPRHPEWSNDFYLWLKRNSRSYEAVEREISQILGYKWNLLSDHDFKLLTVNVKAGA; encoded by the exons atgtcCACAATTAATGCTGGGCGCAAGGGAAGCGCCCAGCTCGAGGTCATGCACAAGGCAGGCTGGAAGATCGATGAAAATGAGAAAG CCTGCTATATAGATATTGATGAAGATAATGATGACGAAAATGATCAACTGGATGAATCGCAGCGCGTCTATTCCCGATGGTCCGAACTGCCCAACATCGCGTTGGAGGAAATATTCACCTATCTCACACCCAAAGAGCGCTACTATGCAAGCTTG GTTTGCCGACACTGGTACAGAACGTTCTACTTGCCGACGGTGTGGCACAACTTTGTGGTCGATGATCGGACGTTGACGCGACCGAAGTACAACTATTACTCGGGTTGGCAATACTGTTTAGATCATATGCGTACCCAGAACTGTTTGGCTCGCATCGGTAAACACCTCAGAGGCATCGAGTTTCGCCCCTGGCATAGCTTCAATAATATCTATCAGTTTATGACGTTGCTGTCGTGGAGCATTGATAAG gGTCTCGAACACAATCCTCAATCCGAATTAATCGGCATGGGTCGCTGCATACGCTCGCTTGTGTATCATTTTCCTTGCAATATGTCACAGCCGAATGATCCCGAAGGCATAAAACTCTTTGGCACTGGCGGACAGCTGCTGAAGGGTCTAAAGGAACTTCTGCTGCGTCTGACCGATCTGCATACTTTGAAATTGGTCGATTTTGTTTTGGAACGTTTCGAGGCGAATCACCTGTTGGATGAAGttgtttgcagttgttgcaccAAAATGCGTGTCCTCAATTTGGTGAATGTGACCACGGTGCACTGTCCCATCATGCATGTAGGATTGTTTCTCAATTTACGG GTGCTCACCATCTCACCACAAAACATAGACGATGATGTGCTCTCACTGCTGGCGGACACGAAGCTGcgtcatttgcatttgctgcaaaACTGCTATACACCCAATCACCTGACCATCAGCGCCTGCGGAGTGAAGGCCTGGCGCAGCCTAAAGCTCACCAATCCACGTCTGCGAGTTCATCTGCGACTGGAGAATCTAACGGATGGCGAGGTTGTGATGCAACCCGAGGCACCTGTCCACAGCATCACTTATTGGGCACCTCGGGCGCGCATCCGCACCGAGCTGGTAATCCGCATGGTGGATCACTATAAGAACACTCTGGCGGTCTATGGGCATGAACTGTTGCCGCGCTTCAGCAGCCCAAAGCCATTTCACAATCGCATCGACagcctgctgttgctgatgtgtCGTCAGTGCTTCAACCTGGACACACTG ATTATACGTGAAAAGGTCTCCACATCGACGCTGTTGCTGATAGCACGCACTGCCAAGAATTTGGCAACGTTGCACGTTAGACGCTTCGCTGTCATCTTGAGGTGCGATTGGCCAAGGCATCCAGAATGGAGCAATGACTTCTATTTGTGGCTGAAGCGGAACTCTCGCTCCTATGAGGCTGTAGAACGAGAAATATCACAGATCCTGGGCTACAAATGGAATCTGCTCAGCGATCACGACTTTAAGCTACTCACAGTGAATGTTAAGGCGGGCGCGTGA
- the LOC132788971 gene encoding EF-hand domain-containing family member C2 isoform X1, with amino-acid sequence MLRLPGMPLLPGAQFYDYSKRRHPRRQTLMHYQGIHMLSDRREPELVEPNGPLVDPKCPPVATEISALWAPKISIKLPPWLAYDKQVLCFNAYFKEPLTEIYHAPYQVRKVKIYFYLEDGTMQITEPKVENSGIPQGCLVHRQRIPKAPPSDREFISIFDLNVDTNVQIFDRVYHISGCDIFTRQFLNRAGIPVPVSLLEPNDPTTEMRKRSALKQAPKADSSVLPKRHSFAQFLEFDRRVLKFQGYWNDRSEFGDVRKLDICYYLADDTIDIKEKFPRNSGREGPSTFLKRGKLPKEFTGLALPGQQTSVTLLNVLGSSMRDVRYVADPLNTGQKEVQHYTDQDLQIGAVLNVFGRDVILTSCDQFTQHYYREKYGIQDFTPQSLPERSDERPCYTGQVRRLPPYNGWGSHEDSEGNCITVEPKAPQADFKKLFKYDGCILRFGAKLMSVIRENCERSFVISYYLADDTVQIYEVARRNSGFVGGEFLKRARVPLPGQEKFSSTRPEYFRASDFYIGSTVNLKDHIFHIISADEFTLLHMEQHPNEFPVADIRAIMNKIRDAVRPQYKQFVLRCKPEVDLGDKTTVSYDTLKSTLLSYLSKESLLNHEIVTVCRFFSAEQMPPPSCDRNHVRAAAQLELKRALWNNVEELTEHLSHINPTCKPYISEAQVRSTLRGCRLPFSLELVEDILQVLQHNAQGEVEVRDVLGFFNMSADQVPDIAPLNIAFELCPKLPFLHKGRLVDFNWFLHCLGLEEELVRNNF; translated from the exons ATGTTGAGGCTACCGGGAATGCCACTGCTCCCAGGTGCGCAGTTCTACGAC TATAGCAAAAGACGTCATCCGAGGCGGCAGACATTAATGCACTATCAGGGCATTCACATGCTCTCGGATCGTCGCGAACCTGAGTTAGTGGAGCCAAATGGACCATTAGTGGACCCAAAATGTCCTCCTGTGGCCACCGAGATAAGTGCACTGTGGGCGCCTAAGATTAGCATTAAATTACCACCATGGCTGGCATATGATAAGCAGGTGCTTTGCTTCAATGCCTATTTCAAGGAGCCGCTAACCGAGATTTACCATGCTCCCTATCAGGTGCGCAAGgtaaaaatttatttctatctCGAGGATGGCACCATGCAAATCACGGAGCCCAAGGTGGAGAACTCTGGTATACCGCAGGGCTGCCTTGTACACCGCCAGCGCATTCCGAAGGCACCGCCTAGCGATCGTGAATTCATTTCCATCTTTGATCTCAATGTGGACACCAATGTACAGATCTTTGATCGCGTGTATCACATTAGTGGCTGCGACATCTTTACTCGGCAATTCCTCAATCGAGCCGGCATTCCAGTGCCCGTCTCCCTGCTGGAGCCCAA CGACCCAACCACCGAAATGCGCAAACGATCCGCTTTAAAACAAGCTCCCAAAGCGGACTCTAGTGTTTTGCCAAAGCGACATTCATTTGCCCAATTTCTGGAGTTTGATCGAAGAGTCCTTAAATTCCAGGGCTATTGGAACGATCGCTCCGAATTTGGTGATGTACGTAAGCTGGACATATGCTATTACTTGGCTGACGATACCATCGACATTAAGGAGAAGTTTCCAAGGAATTCAGGACGCGAAGGACCCAGCACCTTTCTGAAGCGCGGAAAATTACCCAAGGAGTTCACGGGTCTGGCTTTGCCAGGGCAGCAAACTTCCGTGACGCTGCTCAACGTTCTGGGATCCAGCATGCGTGATGTTCGCTACGTGGCGGATCCGCTGAATACAGGACAGAAGGAGGTGCAACACTATACGGATCAAGATTTGCAAATCGGCGCAGTGCTAAATGTTTTCGGACGCGATGTCATCCTAACCAGTTGTGATCAATTTACTCAACACTACTACAGAGAGAAG TATGGCATTCAGGACTTTACGCCTCAGTCTCTGCCGGAACGTAGCGATGAGCGTCCATGTTACACCGGTCAGGTGCGTCGCTTGCCGCCCTATAACGGCTGGGGAAGTCACGAGGATTCCGAGGGTAATTGCATTACTGTGGAGCCTAAGGCACCGCAAGCCGACTTCAAGAAGCTTTTTAAGTACGATGGCTGCATTCTGCGTTTTGGTGCCAAGTTAATGTCTGTAATACGAGAGAATTGTGAGCGTAGCTTTGTAATCAGTTATTACCTAGCTGATGACACTGTTCAGATATACGAGGTGGCGCGACGAAATTCCGGCTTTGTGGGTGGCGAATTTCTCAAGCGAGCTCGTGTCCCTCTGCCCGGCCAGGAAAAGTTCAGTTCAACGCGACCAGAATACTTTCGAGCCAGCGATTTCTATATTGGTTCCACGGTCAATCTGAAAGATCACATCTTCCATATCATTTCGGCCGATGAATTTACATTGCTTCACATGGAACAGCATCCCAATGAA TTCCCTGTGGCTGACATTCGTGCAATCATGAATAAGATACGGGATGCAGTGCGTCcacaatataaacaatttgtacTACGCTGCAAACCGGAGGTTGATCTAGGCGACAAAACTACAGTTAGCTATGACACATTAAAGTCAACGTTACTGTCGTATCTGTCCAAGGAGTCGCTATTAAATCACGAAATTGTTACTGTATGCCGTTTCTTCTCCGCGGAGCAAATGCCACCACCAAGTTGCGATAGAAATCATGTCCGTGCCGCAGCCCAACTGGAGTTAAAACGCGCTCTGTGGAACAATGTGGAAGAACTCACAGAGCACTTGAGCCACATAAATCCTACTTGCAAACCCTACATCTCGGAGGCACAAGTGAGATCAACGCTGCGTGGCTGTCGCCTGCCCTTCAGTCTCGAGCTGGTGGAGGACATTCTGCAAGTGTTGCAACACAATGCTCAGGGCGAGGTTGAGGTGCGCGATGTGCTCGGCTTCTTTAATATGAGTGCCGATCAAGTGCCTGACATAGCGCCACTTAACATCGCCTTTGAACTTTGCCCCAAACTGCCTTTCCTACACAAGGGACGCCTGGTAGACTTCAATTGGTTTCTACATTGTTTGGGCTTAGAAGAGGAACTAGTGCGCAATAACTTTTAA